A region from the Streptomyces sp. NBC_01445 genome encodes:
- a CDS encoding transposase gives MNTRSWIVFLDESGVSLLPQIRRTYSPRGQTPLLRHRLNWKRASMAGALGYHSTDPDRGARLCFHLKPGSYDTAGLIEVLEQMKVFYRGERVVLVWDGLSAHWSRAMRAWVAEQDWLTLERLPAYAPELNPVELLWSSLKKRELANLASDHLADVADATEQGIHRINTNPQLPWSFLAHTGLTIRPPHPPNLRKDQY, from the coding sequence GTGAACACACGTTCCTGGATCGTCTTCCTCGACGAATCAGGCGTCTCCCTGCTCCCTCAGATCCGCCGCACCTACTCGCCCCGAGGGCAAACTCCGCTCCTGCGGCACCGCCTGAACTGGAAGCGTGCGTCGATGGCCGGGGCCTTGGGCTACCACTCCACCGACCCCGATCGCGGGGCCCGCCTGTGCTTCCACCTCAAGCCCGGCAGCTACGACACCGCCGGACTCATCGAGGTCCTGGAGCAGATGAAGGTGTTCTACCGCGGCGAGCGAGTGGTCCTGGTCTGGGACGGACTGTCCGCCCACTGGAGCCGGGCGATGCGGGCCTGGGTCGCCGAACAGGACTGGCTCACCCTGGAACGATTACCCGCCTACGCTCCCGAGCTGAACCCGGTGGAACTGCTGTGGTCCTCACTCAAGAAGCGTGAACTCGCCAACCTCGCCAGCGACCACCTCGCCGATGTCGCCGACGCCACCGAGCAAGGCATCCACCGCATCAACACCAACCCCCAACTGCCATGGTCATTCCTCGCCCACACCGGCCTGACCATCCGCCCACCACACCCACCGAACTTACGAAAAGATCAGTACTGA
- a CDS encoding RNA-guided endonuclease InsQ/TnpB family protein: MTIGALAAGGGHARYTFRLRLSSRAVRALEAEWARCRWVWNESVAKSKAVHLHNKATGEKTTCGPAQLDKMLTAARTANAWLREGSSVVQQQLIRDFAKSRAKALKDIKARLPMRQRAGMPKYKKKHQVDPSLNYSQRGFRVKDGRLHLAGGIAATVVWSRELPEPPSSVRVYRDSLGHWYASFVVATSTQALVETGCVIGIDWGVKETAITTSDDYDLPHPEHGRKAAQRLARYQRMMARRKPKKGQPGSNGYRGAKKQAAKLHKKVARQRQDTARKWAKRVVRDHDALAVEDFRPKFLAKSTMARKAADAAIGATKSALVEMARKHGRAVHLVNPAYTTMDCAHCDARAKHRLPLSERTYTCTACGTVSPRDKNSARVMLVRAGLNPASADLVSPATC, encoded by the coding sequence ATGACGATCGGAGCGTTGGCGGCAGGTGGCGGGCATGCCCGCTACACTTTCCGGCTGCGTCTGTCGTCCAGGGCGGTCCGCGCGCTGGAAGCGGAATGGGCGCGCTGCCGCTGGGTGTGGAACGAGTCGGTGGCCAAGTCGAAGGCCGTGCATCTGCACAACAAGGCCACCGGCGAGAAGACAACGTGTGGCCCGGCGCAGCTCGACAAGATGCTGACCGCGGCCCGTACCGCGAACGCGTGGCTGCGTGAGGGCTCCAGCGTGGTGCAGCAGCAGTTGATACGGGACTTCGCGAAGTCCCGGGCGAAGGCGCTGAAAGACATCAAGGCCCGGTTGCCGATGCGGCAGCGGGCCGGTATGCCGAAGTACAAGAAGAAGCATCAGGTCGACCCGAGCCTGAACTACAGCCAGCGCGGTTTCCGGGTGAAAGACGGCCGTCTGCATCTGGCCGGCGGCATCGCGGCGACGGTCGTGTGGTCGCGTGAGCTGCCCGAGCCGCCGTCCAGCGTGCGCGTCTACCGCGACAGTCTCGGCCACTGGTACGCCTCGTTCGTTGTCGCCACGAGCACCCAGGCGCTTGTCGAAACCGGTTGCGTGATCGGCATCGACTGGGGTGTGAAGGAGACCGCGATCACCACATCCGACGACTACGACCTTCCCCATCCCGAGCATGGCCGCAAGGCCGCGCAGCGCCTCGCCCGTTACCAGCGGATGATGGCCCGCAGGAAGCCGAAGAAGGGCCAGCCTGGTTCGAACGGCTACAGGGGCGCCAAGAAGCAGGCGGCGAAGCTGCACAAGAAGGTGGCCCGGCAGCGCCAGGACACCGCCCGCAAGTGGGCCAAGCGTGTAGTCCGCGACCACGATGCCTTGGCGGTAGAGGACTTCCGCCCGAAGTTCCTGGCGAAGTCGACGATGGCCCGCAAGGCCGCTGACGCTGCGATCGGCGCGACCAAGAGCGCCCTGGTGGAGATGGCCCGTAAACACGGCCGCGCCGTGCACCTCGTCAACCCCGCGTACACCACCATGGACTGTGCGCACTGCGATGCGAGAGCCAAGCATCGCCTGCCTCTCTCCGAGAGAACGTATACGTGCACCGCGTGCGGAACCGTGTCCCCCAGGGACAAGAACTCCGCCCGCGTGATGCTCGTCCGGGCTGGTCTCAACCCGGCTAGTGCTGATCTTGTAAGCCCTGCCACCTGCTAG
- a CDS encoding DUF4097 family beta strand repeat-containing protein, which produces MQKFDTPAAVLAILDIPAGRIQFIAADRADTTVEVLPADKSKTRDVKAAEQVTVEYADGVLRIEAATAKNRILGNSGSVEVTVQLPAGSRVEAKAAAAELRGVGRLGDITFEGAQALVKLDETASARLTLQAGDVFVGRLNGPSQISTQKGDLNIAEASNGTVELRTESGDITISATRGVSASLDAGTTYGRIHNTLQNTNGPDASLNIHATTAHGDITARTL; this is translated from the coding sequence ATGCAGAAGTTCGACACCCCCGCCGCCGTCCTCGCCATCCTGGACATCCCCGCGGGACGCATCCAGTTCATCGCCGCCGACCGCGCCGACACCACGGTCGAGGTCCTGCCCGCCGACAAGTCCAAGACCCGCGACGTGAAGGCCGCCGAGCAAGTCACGGTCGAATACGCCGACGGCGTCCTGCGCATCGAAGCAGCCACCGCGAAGAACCGGATCCTCGGCAACTCCGGATCCGTCGAGGTGACCGTCCAACTGCCCGCCGGCTCCCGGGTCGAGGCGAAGGCCGCCGCCGCCGAACTCCGCGGCGTGGGACGGCTCGGCGACATCACCTTCGAGGGCGCGCAGGCCCTGGTCAAGCTCGACGAGACCGCGAGCGCCCGCCTCACCCTCCAGGCCGGCGACGTCTTCGTCGGCCGCCTGAACGGCCCCTCCCAGATCAGCACACAAAAGGGCGACCTGAACATCGCCGAAGCATCGAACGGCACCGTCGAACTACGCACCGAGTCCGGCGACATCACCATCAGCGCCACCCGCGGAGTCTCCGCCTCACTCGACGCCGGCACCACCTACGGCCGCATCCACAACACCCTCCAAAACACCAACGGCCCCGACGCCAGCCTGAACATCCACGCCACCACCGCCCACGGCGACATCACCGCCCGCACCCTCTAA